In the genome of Thermococcus sp., one region contains:
- a CDS encoding transcriptional regulator: MVREKLIKTVEAILRSAGYKTARLEFRGSCFDIVASRLVLLLFIKVVSNIDTVTEEQAEDLKRLAKFFNASPLIVGLRSKNAELEEGVVYERFGIYALRPETLYDVFMKNELPAIFAERGGLYVRINGQLLKELRERHGYSINELAGLLGVSRKTLLNYERGEQAVSLDVAIRLEELFDEPLAEPIDVLNANVEAKLDVKPESPLEKEVFERLKHLGLGLVKVKKAPFNAVSKGEEFRILTGIDEKKTRSTLKRVEMVAEVGKIINSDGVFILEKTKTEVVKEVPLIPKESLKEVKDADELIEMIEELKKEIKAKLFS, translated from the coding sequence ATGGTGAGGGAGAAACTGATTAAAACCGTCGAGGCAATACTGAGGAGTGCCGGTTACAAAACGGCCCGCCTTGAGTTCAGGGGCTCATGCTTTGACATAGTCGCAAGCAGATTAGTCCTCCTTCTCTTCATCAAGGTCGTCTCTAACATAGACACGGTCACCGAGGAACAGGCCGAAGATTTAAAGAGGCTCGCCAAGTTCTTCAACGCTTCGCCCCTCATTGTTGGTCTCCGCTCAAAAAACGCCGAACTTGAGGAGGGTGTTGTCTATGAGCGCTTTGGAATCTATGCCCTTAGACCGGAGACCCTCTACGATGTTTTCATGAAAAATGAGCTCCCGGCAATCTTTGCGGAGCGCGGGGGACTCTACGTCAGGATAAACGGCCAACTTTTGAAAGAGCTCAGGGAGAGGCACGGCTATTCAATCAACGAGCTGGCCGGACTGCTCGGGGTTTCCAGGAAAACGCTCTTGAACTACGAGAGGGGCGAGCAGGCGGTTTCCCTCGATGTGGCTATTAGACTTGAAGAGCTCTTTGACGAACCCCTCGCGGAGCCGATTGACGTACTCAACGCAAATGTCGAGGCAAAACTCGACGTTAAACCGGAAAGCCCGCTGGAAAAGGAGGTTTTTGAGAGGTTGAAGCACCTCGGCCTCGGCCTTGTGAAGGTTAAGAAAGCGCCCTTCAACGCGGTCTCGAAGGGGGAGGAATTTAGAATCCTCACCGGCATAGACGAGAAGAAGACACGCTCCACCCTCAAGAGGGTTGAGATGGTTGCGGAGGTTGGAAAGATAATTAACTCCGACGGCGTTTTTATCCTCGAAAAGACCAAGACTGAGGTCGTTAAGGAGGTGCCCCTCATTCCGAAGGAGAGCCTTAAGGAAGTTAAAGACGCAGACGAGCTCATAGAGATGATTGAGGAACTCAAAAAGGAGATAAAGGCAAAGCTTTTCAGCTGA